The genomic stretch TAGCTTCAGGATCATTAGTAGTTATTATAACATAGACAGAGTTcgctaaaagcaaaaaaaaaggttctgtgATATGCATGACTCTATACAAAAAACTTACACTTTTGTTACTTATGAGTTAAGGAACAGTATTTAACAGTATTGGCatgaaaataatgatttattagaACCATTAATGTATACCTTCAATTTTCCTTGAGGCAGGcacttattttttaaaacaaaagggCCCGATTGGTTGtacatacaaaacacaacaccaCAGAGGGATTAGTGTTTGGGAGTTGAGAATATTATGTTAATAATGGTTCATGGATGAGACACACTGAATCAGCCTTTAATTCAGTACATGTTGGAGTACTTGCATTGTACTGAAAATGTACatggtattatattgtattataagaCGCAGTAATTACACAGCATTTTGCATGAATATGTCTGCACAACCCACTCTTATATTCCTGAACGTTTTCTCATTTCCCAACCAAATCAAATGTTGCATGGTTGAATCTCATACTGTGAGACAACATACAGCCTAAACAATTATATTTGTACAAGTTTTTTGTGCTTGTGCGACATCTTGTGGTGAACATTGTAgtcacatgtaaaaaaaaaaaaaaaaaagtgaaatatatAAACCCTTTATATCTAGCTTAGTGTTAGGATGTGATTCAGGTTCGTTTTTTTCCATTACCATCAGTGTCttactacatttttttaataaagcatgTATGACGTACATGTCGTCAGAAGATTTTTATCTGAGATCTGAAAATGAGGCTTTAGAAGTTTATCAGAGCTTTCATTTTTTCAGGATTTATACTTTGTTGATTAAAAGCAGAccaattgcaaaaaaattattagttaAATTGTTAGTGAGGTAATAACTATTTAGAACACTCTCATAACACACAAGTCCcaattttaatacattatttataaaaaaataaaaataaaaagccaaaaacaaataatcatGAAATAATGGACATTGGCATAAAGTAgctatctatctttttttacaaaataaactatGACACATGAGAGGAACCGAAGCTGTACTATGGTCAAGGGAAGTAAAAAggcaaaatgtgtaaaataggACAGATTGGTTGCACATACACAACATTTTGTAAGACTGCTTTGAgacacaatgtccattgtggaaaacgctacacaaataaacttgaacttgaacaccACAACACCAATGAAGGACGAGTGTTTGTCCTAAGAATATTAGCAGTGTTTGGAAGAGAAGCATATAACGCTAAATTGTCTGTATTATGATGTGACAGCACACCGTATCAGCCATTAGCACATGTTGAAATAATGggttttttctccttcttctacttctttcggctgcgcccattaggggtcgccacagcggatcatcagtctccataccactctgtctCTTTTAAACCAGTCTTcgctcaccacatccataaaacttatttctctcttccttcctcctggtggctccatcatcagcattctcctactgatatactccTTGTTCcttgtccaaaccatctcaatcaggcttctctccctttgtctccaaaacgtcctacatgcactgtcccagTATATACAGCGGTAAAAACTCTTTAGaatccctggggacagatgagctttAAGACTCCTCAAGAAGTACAAGGCGTTGTTGTGGCTTtctaaccagagctgaagtgttctggtgccaggacagatcctcagagatgtgaactaaCAAGAGTTTAAACCCTTTCTACCTCAGTCCTATTTATGTAGACTGAGAAGGGTctcctgctgttagatttccgaaagtccacaatgagctctttagtcttcagGAAACCTTTTAcagttgtattaaaaaaattattattaacactattttttaattctttgtcCACCAATGCCTCACTTGGACTGCAttcaaaatgttaaatacaacataaaaaaaggggggggggggtgtttatCTAAATTAAGAGTCTGaacttatttgcttttttttattgaacacaAATGCTTTCTTAATTTGGAGTTGTAGAATGTGTTCAGCTCATCATGACTTTCCTTTAGGAGCAATCAGAAATGGTGAAGTCCAGTTTCTGCCaaaggtaaaaaacaaaaacaaaaaataagcaTATATGaaggtttagaaataaaactgagtCTAAACAAACAATAGTCTTTCAAAGCAATTTCTAAGATAAGGTATTTCGTAAAATAACGATGATGTCGCTTTTACCCGGCTATAATATTACTATTACTCAAAGAGTAGAAAATCTACTGCCCACTGAATCCTGTTTGGTCCAGAATATTCCAGTGGTGTCCAAATCTAGTGTGCAGCCAACAGCTCACCTGCTTCATAATAAAGTTGTTCACATCCACAgtttcaggaagaaaatcagCCCAGTTCAATTTAGAGTCCCTCCATAAGTCCCCCACTTCTTTCTGGctctaaagtgaagaaaaacacagcaatgactttaacaaaaaataatcttttttaacTAGTATAACAATACACTTTACTTCTTTCgcaattataatttatataagaTCGGACTGACAGCTTACCATTTGTTTGCAAAGAAGGTGCaatatttctgaaaataataTGCCAGCTCTTGCCACAGTGAGCAACGGTTTGTTGAATTCACtgtagtggaaaaaaacaaaacaaacaaaaaaaacaattaaaacccAACAATAACGTCTTCTGGAACAAGaatttatatgtacatttccaAATGTATCTGTAAATACCAAAATAATTCTCTCAAAGAgattcctccttcctggagcACAGGATGAACGAGCTCCGCTATGTAACGCCAGATATAAGGAATGTCAGTGGCCAAATCTTCTGCTACCTCGAGGGTTTCTGAGAACCTGTGTAAACAAGGATAGGTaagaaaatggggaaaaaaaaagaaagaggccATTAATAATGATATCAATTAATCCCAATGGACAAATATATCATCAAGCTGTCGACATCTCATGACGCAGACAGTTGTGTCTTTAGCGCCAGTGGGAGACGGAGCTCTGTGGTGCGGAATGTCACTTACCCTTTAAAAAACTGAGATGCGGAGAGGATCCCAGCCTGCAGCAGCCGATGGAATAGATGACCCATTTGGTCACGTGTGATCTGCTTTCGCTCCAGCGTGGTCTCCACACCCACCCGAACAAAAAGGTACAGCATCCTGCCCTGGTCCAGTTCCTTCACGCAATGCAAGGCCTCCTGCACACGAACCCACCACGATTATGTAACACAGAAACAAGATAATAACCGAcgtgtaataaaataaatgtgataaGACACTGCATGAGATAAATACCTTGTAATCATTTGCATGCAAATACTCTTCGataatggatttggactgtttCTCCATTTCTTCCTCTGATAGCGCAGGCTTGTTTGTAGTCGAGTCCTCCACTGTGTTGAGTTTTACTGAAACATATACATAATTGTGTCATGAGAAATAAAGCTCgtgcattaaactgaattacAGTCAAGTTTCCTGGGCTGCAGTTTGGGTTCGTTTGGGACATGCAAGGAGGAAAAAGCTGAAACTGAGGGCTGAAGTGACAGTGAAAGTTTGCCGGGGCGCAAAACATCGGTGAGAAAAACACCTACAATTTGaacttgctttttttcttttacacaaaacacattaaagAGAGCTGAGAAAAGGACACGATCTACAGACTGCATTCTCTAAAGACTGACCTGGTATGCTTGCTTTGTCTCCATTTCCTCCATTGCAGCCTTTCTTCCAGTTCCGCTGTCCTCGTCGGTCCCAATTCGATCCCAAATATATAGCATCGTTGTTTGCCAGCTGCACACAAATACAATTTCGTTTAATTAAGAATGCTCCTTAATAACCTGGTACACAAAATTGTactttgattaattgattaaggACCATTTAATAAACGGTATGAAATTCCACTTCTGACGTTTTTTCCAGGCAACTCTTTAAAGGTACACaatattgccaaatgtttgtggacacctggtcataagtacggtatgtgatttttaagcatcgcatttcacatttagtcccaatttgtttttataattccttctactcttctgggaagctgttttccaattttggagtgtgttgtggacatttgttttcatcggccacaagggtgttagtaaagtcaggtgatgATGCAGGTGAGGCGAGAAGGCCTGGCAGTGCATTTAGTGTTCCAtttgatcccaaaggtgttcaatagggttgagtttagaGCCCAATAGAAGGCTATTTAAGATCTTTCTTACCAAACCATATaaggcatatcttcatgtagttcgctttatgcacaggggcattgccatgttggaacatgtttgggtttccaagttgtgaatgtaaaatatttattagagCGCAtcgaaagacatcctgtacaattgtgtgcctccagctttgtggtaacagtttaaagaagaaccacatatggcaggaaatgtcaggtgtttgcaaacttttttgcaatatagtgtgtatactaGTCAATGATGTGAATAATTTCACCAGCAGGTGGAGCTCTTGGGCTTGCTtgataaaacaaatattgtgtattatatcAGTGATAAAAATGTTTGAGTCAGTCTACATAGAGAGCTTTAAATAGTGACTGAAGATGTTCAAGGATCCTTCCACCAAAAAAATCGCCTTTCAAAAACATGTGACTTCACATTTAAAGTCAGTACCTTGTTCATTTTAGGGATCTTGTTGGGGTCTATTGTATCTTTCTTGGCAGGAGCAAGCACAGTGCTGTCTTTTAGAATTACTGTAGaagaaacaagaacaaaatATACAGTTCATTAGGTAAGTGCTGTAGCACACATCGCAAAAAGATAATGGGACTATGCTGTAAAAAGTATAGCACATATAGCCCTCTCTAACCTGGTCTCCTTTTGCCTTTGGACTTAAGCTGCTTGTGAACTTTTAATTGCTCTTCCAGCTCCTCAAATTGAGCATCCTTGTGGATCTGCTCAATGGTCTTCGGGCCTTTTTCAGCTTTCTTTGATACCCAGttgttctgtaaaaaaaattttaaatttttttaaaaagacacgTCATGCACCGTTTTATCATTTCCATATGTACTACTGTTAAACGTAAGCACAGATGCATGTCTaatagacaaacaaacaaattcactAACCAGACGCAGGTCAATTACATCCTGGAGCATGAAACGAATGCGTGACGAggtttttctctcatttattattttttcaatctGCTTAATGTACTGATCCATTCGTGACTAAAggatagaaaagaaaataggCAACATTTTAACAGAAGCGTTTCAATACCTATTCTACTGATAAGGACATGTGAGaagttttaaaaagcaaaagagTTGCATAGTCATGAACATAATAGTGTACAACTTTGCAGGATGGTAATTAGAACAATCCCGAATAATGAAAATGGTCTAAAATGCCGGCTTTGGTTGTTTACCTTCCCCATCTCCAAGTCTATCTCTTTGCCGGCGGTCGTGAGGAGAATTGAGAGGCACTCGAGACTTCCCTCGTCATTTCTCTTCAGCAGTTTCACCACGCAGTTATGAATGATTGACTCCGTCAACATCCGCAACTTAAACAGCTGCCCGATGAACTTCATGTTGCCCTTAGTTTTTCGGCAAGCTTGGTTTTTTGCCTCCTCCAGCTCGTCCTGAAGCCGCTCACGTTCACTGGCCTGGAAAAGTAAATCGTtatcatcataaaaacaaaaaataataaaaaatccatGCACTGGaggaataaaaatattacacaaagataCCATAGCAATTTTACAGAAGGACAGGTTCAAGCCTGATAACAGATTATCGACTTGAAGCTTAATTTGCAAATTCAGCAGATTTTGATTCTATTCTGTGGGAAACACAAATTGAAAGCCCTCTTGAGAGAAACGATGCTTACTGAAACAGCTGCTTCCAGTTCCTGCTGTTTTTTATCAAGGACATCGTTGCTCGTTTTGTCCTTATCAAATTCTTTCTGACAGCGGTGAAGGAGCAGCGTTCGAAAGTTCACATTGCTGTGGGGTTTGTTTGCCATGGGCACATctatctaaaaagaaaaataagaagaaaattcCACAGTTAGAATCACAAATAGGCTTAAACtcactaaaacataaagaaggaGATGTGATGTTTTACTTACTGCAGCCAGAGATTTACACATGATCCCGTACCCCATGGAGAAGTTGGGCTCATCAATGGCTTTCTCAAATATCAGGTTGACGACACCCTTAAGTCGCTCCTCTGTGTCGATGTGGAGCTCTTTCAACTGCTTCATCAGCTGATTGAACATCTCCGGCGTCAGTTTGTTGAGGATACTGCGCACCGTCCGGAAAAGCTCctgcacaacacacaacatcagCACgactgtattttaaaaaaaatatctgcatCCAACAGACCAATTGATTGCACAGACAGCGAGTGCGAATTGTAAATCTTTCTGCAACGACAGTGTGCAACAGCAAAGTAATGTGCTAACCTCAGTTTTCTGGGTTTCGGGGTCCTCTGTGGAATTCCTTCTTTTCATGCAAGGCTTCCAGGCATTCTCAGCCTTCTTCAACTCTACCTCTTCATTCATAGGCACAATCCTGAAGATCTTACAGGGTAGAGGCTGCCTCAGACTTGCAGTCAGTTCCTAAAAGAGCAAACataataaagcaaaatataaGGCAAAACATTTGCGATATTActgatataatgtatatattaatattgtagtgttattgtgttataataCTCAAAGAAACATAAAACTGAAGTGATGAATTACTTCAAATAAAAGGTTGTGATACATGTAACATGATAATAGGAGCACAACACacttattagtaaaaaaaaaaaaaaaaaaaaaaagccagactgCCGAATAAAATAGTGCACATATAGTGCATACTGCATTACAGACACAAAACAGTAACGATTGTGATGAGTGGAGACCTCtgcttaaaatataaatgatgcaGTCAATAAAGCCCATGTCTCAGGCAGTTTACCTTGTCCAATATAATATCTTTTACAGGTGGAAGCCCCTCTGGCTTCTGCATAGAGGCAGGTTTAAACTGGAGGCTCAAAATAAAGTCTTTACTGTATTGTATCCTCCTATTCTCCAACTGTGCAACTGTGGCGCTGTTGGGCCCTTCTGCTGGTGTAAGGACTCCATTGATGCTTTCATTCTCACAGCTGTGCTTGGGTTCCTTCTTTACAAACTCAGCTTCCTGCTTTTCATTCTCTTCAACTGGCTCTGGCTTCACCTAAAACACCAACACACTTAATAAAAAACCTTGCAGGACTACTGTGAAGTTGTAGTGTAAATCtagattacacacacattatatattataatacacacaaatacatacatacacacgcgcatacatatatatatatgtgtgtgtgtgtgttataatatagatataaacctcatttcactactaaaatattactgtgtccttcagttatttgatagatcgaaatgaaattgctgatccaaacacccaaatatttataaatgtaaatcatggacattgtcagcggttcctaaacttttgcatacaactgtaattaaaccatattttcagATTAGAAGTTTCAATAAAGCCAATGTCTCAAGCAGTTTACCTTGTCCAATATAACATCTTTTACAGGTGGAAGCCCCTCTGGCTTCTGCATAGAGGCAGGCTTGAACTGGAGACTCAAAATAAAGTCTCTACTGTATTGTTTGCTCCAATTCTCCAACTGTGCAACTGTGGCGCTGTTGGGCCCTTCTGCTGGTGTAAGGACTCCATCGTTGCTTTCATTCTTACAGCTGTGCTTGGGTTCATTCTACGGTTAATAATAGATCATTTAATTCGAGTTAATTTGAGGAACACTTCAGTGTTTTCAACCTGATTTACACCAACAGCATCTGTCTGTATTTTATGTGCAATATCTAAAAACAAGGACTTAATAGCTTCCTAGCTGCTTTCTAGTTTAGAGAGACCGAGCAGAAAACTTTACTCGTAACTCTATAATAATAACTCAAGTCAAAGGGCAGTTGTGGGGAAGTAGAACAATTATgtgaatcgtttttttttttttcttcatacagCATTCTCATAAGGTAAAAGGTATTTGCATATTAAGATTTAGACGAGGGAATCTTTCATTTGAAGAAAATCACCATTTAACATACAAAACAGTGTCAGTGTTTCTGCCGAGCAATaagtaatattttatgtattgcTCCGGTGTAAAATTCCGACGAAAGAACATCTAAGAACAGCTAATTGCAAAGATGCTATGCATTGCTACAgatgtgtgagaaagtgagaagaCTGTCGAAATCGGACAATATTTGATGCAGAGGAGAGCACTGCCATGGTGTGCATCACTTGCAAATATcattagacattttatttacagctaAATTAAAACATGTTGGAAAACGCTGGATTACtcattttgtttggtttgtaaAATTGTAACTGATTTGGATGCCGAATTAAAACACAATGCAAGGCAAACAATTTGCCCTAAACTCACCTCTCTGAGCAATTTAGAGTTGTTGTGACGAGGAGCTGCGTCGGTTTCGGACGGCCCATCGATAGCTTCTAGAGACTTATCAAGTAGAGAGATTGGCCTTTCTGCTG from Silurus meridionalis isolate SWU-2019-XX chromosome 16, ASM1480568v1, whole genome shotgun sequence encodes the following:
- the LOC124399144 gene encoding eukaryotic translation initiation factor 4 gamma 3-like isoform X4 — protein: MQYAVTYVPVLVNMAAGSPDEQNMYAMTYVPALVDVTASSTDDQNMNHHSASLHAVPPQEHSIYPTGLNASNPGPTPEEFYSAYAAGIPCSTDQTMYNPSSYSMVSPLQPAPAKRKMKAIRVRDPNQGMKDITEEIILEVGRIRNLFQQVEQPSSIYTPLQQYALTYGPALLDVTASSTDDQNMNHHSASLHAVPLQEHSVYPTGLNAFNPGPTPEEFYSAYAAGIPCSTDQTMFNQLSYSMVSPLQPAPAKRKMKAMRVRDPNQGMKDLTEEIILEVGRIQNTFQQVEQPSSIYTPPQQPNQVVEQEHVIYNVDKAQVLPASPHWKPDDRPTLEGYALKCTALDAAERPISLLDKSLEAIDGPSETDAAPRHNNSKLLRENEPKHSCKNESNDGVLTPAEGPNSATVAQLENWSKQYSRDFILSLQFKPASMQKPEGLPPVKDVILDKVKPEPVEENEKQEAEFVKKEPKHSCENESINGVLTPAEGPNSATVAQLENRRIQYSKDFILSLQFKPASMQKPEGLPPVKDIILDKELTASLRQPLPCKIFRIVPMNEEVELKKAENAWKPCMKRRNSTEDPETQKTEELFRTVRSILNKLTPEMFNQLMKQLKELHIDTEERLKGVVNLIFEKAIDEPNFSMGYGIMCKSLAAIDVPMANKPHSNVNFRTLLLHRCQKEFDKDKTSNDVLDKKQQELEAAVSASERERLQDELEEAKNQACRKTKGNMKFIGQLFKLRMLTESIIHNCVVKLLKRNDEGSLECLSILLTTAGKEIDLEMGKSRMDQYIKQIEKIINERKTSSRIRFMLQDVIDLRLNNWVSKKAEKGPKTIEQIHKDAQFEELEEQLKVHKQLKSKGKRRPVILKDSTVLAPAKKDTIDPNKIPKMNKLANNDAIYLGSNWDRRGQRNWKKGCNGGNGDKASIPVKLNTVEDSTTNKPALSEEEMEKQSKSIIEEYLHANDYKEALHCVKELDQGRMLYLFVRVGVETTLERKQITRDQMGHLFHRLLQAGILSASQFFKGFSETLEVAEDLATDIPYIWRYIAELVHPVLQEGGISLRELFCEFNKPLLTVARAGILFSEILHLLCKQMSQKEVGDLWRDSKLNWADFLPETVDVNNFIMKQKLDFTISDCS
- the LOC124399144 gene encoding eukaryotic translation initiation factor 4 gamma 3-like isoform X3; this translates as MQYAVTYVPVLVNMAAGSPDEQNMQYAMTYVPALVDVTASSTDDQNMNHHSASLHAVPPQEHSIYPTGLNASNPGPTPEEFYSAYAAGIPCSTDQTMYNPSSYSMVSPLQPAPAKRKMKAIRVRDPNQGMKDITEEIILEVGRIRNLFQQVEQPSSIYTPLQQYALTYGPALLDVTASSTDDQNMNHHSASLHAVPLQEHSVYPTGLNAFNPGPTPEEFYSAYAAGIPCSTDQTMFNQLSYSMVSPLQPAPAKRKMKAMRVRDPNQGMKDLTEEIILEVGRIQNTFQQVEQPSSIYTPPQPNQVVEQEHVIYNVDKAQVLPASPHWKPDDRPTLEGYALKCTALDAAERPISLLDKSLEAIDGPSETDAAPRHNNSKLLRENEPKHSCKNESNDGVLTPAEGPNSATVAQLENWSKQYSRDFILSLQFKPASMQKPEGLPPVKDVILDKVKPEPVEENEKQEAEFVKKEPKHSCENESINGVLTPAEGPNSATVAQLENRRIQYSKDFILSLQFKPASMQKPEGLPPVKDIILDKELTASLRQPLPCKIFRIVPMNEEVELKKAENAWKPCMKRRNSTEDPETQKTEELFRTVRSILNKLTPEMFNQLMKQLKELHIDTEERLKGVVNLIFEKAIDEPNFSMGYGIMCKSLAAIDVPMANKPHSNVNFRTLLLHRCQKEFDKDKTSNDVLDKKQQELEAAVSASERERLQDELEEAKNQACRKTKGNMKFIGQLFKLRMLTESIIHNCVVKLLKRNDEGSLECLSILLTTAGKEIDLEMGKSRMDQYIKQIEKIINERKTSSRIRFMLQDVIDLRLNNWVSKKAEKGPKTIEQIHKDAQFEELEEQLKVHKQLKSKGKRRPVILKDSTVLAPAKKDTIDPNKIPKMNKLANNDAIYLGSNWDRRGQRNWKKGCNGGNGDKASIPVKLNTVEDSTTNKPALSEEEMEKQSKSIIEEYLHANDYKEALHCVKELDQGRMLYLFVRVGVETTLERKQITRDQMGHLFHRLLQAGILSASQFFKGFSETLEVAEDLATDIPYIWRYIAELVHPVLQEGGISLRELFCEFNKPLLTVARAGILFSEILHLLCKQMSQKEVGDLWRDSKLNWADFLPETVDVNNFIMKQKLDFTISDCS
- the LOC124399144 gene encoding eukaryotic translation initiation factor 4 gamma 3-like isoform X8, translating into MQYAVTYVPVLVNMAAGSPDEQNMQYAMTYVPALVDVTASSTDDQNMNHHSASLHAVPPQEHSIYPTGLNASNPGPTPEEFYSAYAAGIPCSTDQTMFNQLSYSMVSPLQPAPAKRKMKAMRVRDPNQGMKDLTEEIILEVGRIQNTFQQVEQPSSIYTPPQQPNQVVEQEHVIYNVDKAQVLPASPHWKPDDRPTLEGYALKCTALDAAERPISLLDKSLEAIDGPSETDAAPRHNNSKLLRENEPKHSCKNESNDGVLTPAEGPNSATVAQLENWSKQYSRDFILSLQFKPASMQKPEGLPPVKDVILDKVKPEPVEENEKQEAEFVKKEPKHSCENESINGVLTPAEGPNSATVAQLENRRIQYSKDFILSLQFKPASMQKPEGLPPVKDIILDKELTASLRQPLPCKIFRIVPMNEEVELKKAENAWKPCMKRRNSTEDPETQKTEELFRTVRSILNKLTPEMFNQLMKQLKELHIDTEERLKGVVNLIFEKAIDEPNFSMGYGIMCKSLAAIDVPMANKPHSNVNFRTLLLHRCQKEFDKDKTSNDVLDKKQQELEAAVSASERERLQDELEEAKNQACRKTKGNMKFIGQLFKLRMLTESIIHNCVVKLLKRNDEGSLECLSILLTTAGKEIDLEMGKSRMDQYIKQIEKIINERKTSSRIRFMLQDVIDLRLNNWVSKKAEKGPKTIEQIHKDAQFEELEEQLKVHKQLKSKGKRRPVILKDSTVLAPAKKDTIDPNKIPKMNKLANNDAIYLGSNWDRRGQRNWKKGCNGGNGDKASIPVKLNTVEDSTTNKPALSEEEMEKQSKSIIEEYLHANDYKEALHCVKELDQGRMLYLFVRVGVETTLERKQITRDQMGHLFHRLLQAGILSASQFFKGFSETLEVAEDLATDIPYIWRYIAELVHPVLQEGGISLRELFCEFNKPLLTVARAGILFSEILHLLCKQMSQKEVGDLWRDSKLNWADFLPETVDVNNFIMKQKLDFTISDCS